The following coding sequences are from one Salvia hispanica cultivar TCC Black 2014 chromosome 3, UniMelb_Shisp_WGS_1.0, whole genome shotgun sequence window:
- the LOC125215604 gene encoding probable protein phosphatase 2C 55 isoform X1, with amino-acid sequence MPMGLLSNLNTAFCFGLPRAARVKQYQPLHFIETLFFQNCSSSSLSFCTQSMSTYSIVAPAEVVVDTLVSNYGSLSGAAKPGGVHFGTRSPEIRGRAKLSLTNVAIGRKNGGVQGWLMADFEQKSIRTFSSSCHSGEIPIVAVSDKETSIHSTLKLLSGACYLPHPDKVATGGEDAHFICVDKQVIGVADGVGGWADVGVNAGIYARELMSNAVAAISKVPDDIDPLSVLEKAHAATNAMGSSTACIIALKNQDLHAINLGDSGFIVVRDGALIFESPVQQHGFNFTYQLERGNQGDLPSSGQVFKIPVVPGDVVVAGSDGLFDNLYAKEVASIVADAVKQQLSPSDTAQKIADVARARALHTKHQTPFSSAAQEAGYTYYGGKLDDLTVVVSYVS; translated from the exons ATGCCAATGGGATTGCTCTCGAATCTCAATACTGCCTTTTGTTTTGGCCTCCCGAGAGCTGCAAGAGTAAAGCAATATCAACCCCTGCATTTCATAGAAACCCTCTTTTTTCAGAATTGTTCCAGCAGTAGTTTATCTTTTTGTACACAAAGCATGTCCACTTATTCCATAGTAGCTCCTGCGGAAGTTGTGGTTGATACCTTAGTGTCAAATTATGGTAGTTTATCGGGTGCTGCTAAGCCCGGTGGCGTGCATTTCGGTACTAGGAGTCCTGAGATACGTGGGAGAGCTAAATTGAGCTTGACAAATGTGGCAATTGGAAGAAAAAATGGTGGTGTTCAAGGATGGTTAATGGCTGATTTTGAGCAGAAAAGCATCCGTACTTTCTCATCTTCATGTCACTCCGGAGAGATTCCAATTGTTGCAGTGTCGGACAAGGA GACTTCAATCCACAGCACTCTCAAGCTTCTTTCTGGAGCGTGCTACCTTCCCCATCCAGATAAAGTAGCTACAGGAGGAGAGGATGCTCATTTTATCTGTGTCGACAAGCAAGTAATTGGTGTTGCCGATGGTGTTGGTGGTTGGGCAGATGTTGGTGTTAATGCAGGAATATATGCACGTGAGCTTATGTCAAATGCGGTTGCAGCAATTAGTAAAGTTCCAGATGACATTGATCCCCTTTCTGTGTTGGAAAAAGCTCATGCTGCAACTAATGCCATGGGTTCATCAACAGCCTGCATTATCGCCCTCAAAAACCAG GATCTCCATGCCATTAATCTTGGAGATAGTGGCTTTATAGTTGTTAGGGATGGCGCCCTTATATTCGAATCACCTGTGCAACAACATGGTTTCAACTTCACATATCAACTTGAACGAGGAAACCAGGGAGACCTACCAAGTTCTGGTCAG GTTTTCAAGATACCGGTTGTGCCTGGAGACGTAGTTGTTGCAGGAAGCGATGGCCTGTTCGACAACTTGTATGCTAAAGAGGTAGCATCCATTGTGGCTGATGCAGTTAAACAACAACTCAGCCCCAGCGATACAGCACAGAAGATTGCAGATGTTGCACGCGCACGCGCACTGCACACGAAACATCAGACTCCATTTTCTTCTGCAGCTCAAGAAGCTGGGTATACGTATTATGGCGGTAAACTTGACGATCTGACTGTTGTCGTCTCTTATGTCTCGTGA
- the LOC125215603 gene encoding plant-specific TFIIB-related protein 1 has protein sequence MRCPYCSSGQGRCATTSSGRSITECASCGRVVDERQTQPHHLFHLRAHDTPLCLVTSDLPLPKTLTDDEDPFEPTGFITAFSTWSLEPYPVFAHSSLSFAGHLAELERVLETTSQGTASGPSVVVDNLRAYLQIIDVASILGLDCDISDHAFQLFRDCSSATCLRNRSVEALATAALVQAIREAQEPRTLQEISSAANLPQKEIGKYIKILGEALQLSQPINSNSISVHMPRFCTLLQLNKSAQELATHIGEVVINKCFCTRRNPISISAAAIYLACQLEDKRKTQAEICKVTGLTEVTLRKVYKELLENWDDLLPSNYNPVVPPEKAFPTATISSGRLSSSRGDLVEGTPLEKHTESRHTKPTETLGTSLQTKGKESAASESKESFHRAYNQAMLGTPFWKPQVPVGISSTQRPDSTQNMEIDLQCNIGEDKRLDTDATAASSSLRHAQFPSPPALAAGVVPWPFQPPTTAAMQFMQLHKGGSDLVDKGFMPPNINDKFN, from the exons ATGCGTTGCCCTTACTGTTCCTCCGGGCAGGGGCGGTGCGCCACCACCAGCTCAGGCCGGAGCATCACTGAGTGCGCATCCTGCGGCCGCGTGGTGGATGAGCGCCAGACTCAGCCGCACCACCTCTTCCACCTCCGCGCTCACGACACCCCTCTCTGCCTCGTCACCTCCGACCTCCCCCTCCCCAAAACCCTCACCGACGACGAAGACCCCTTCGAGCCCACCGGCTTCATCACCGCCTTCTCTACCTGGTCCCTCGAGCCCTACCCTGTCTTCGCCCACTCCTCCCTCTCCTTCGCCGGCCACCTCGCCGAGCTTGAGCGGGTCCTCGAAACGACGTCGCAGGGCACCGCTTCGGGCCCCTCCGTCGTCGTTGATAACCTTAGGGCTTATTTGCAGATTATCGATGTGGCTTCCATTCTCGGATTGGATTGTGATATATCGGACCACGCCTTTCAGCTATTTAGGGATTGCTCCTCCGCCACTTGTTTGAGGAACCGTAGCGTTGAGGCGCTCGCCACCGCCGCGCTCGTGCAGGCCATCCGAGAAGCTCAGGAGCCGAGGACCTTGCAG GAAATATCGAGCGCTGCAAATCTACCGCAGAAAGAGATAGGGAAGTACATCAAGATACTTGGAGAAGCTCTACAACTGAGTCAACCTATTAATAGCAATTCAATATCTGTACACATGCCGAGGTTTTGTACACTTCTCCAGCTCAACAAGTCTGCTCAG GAGCTGGCAACACACATTGGTGAGGTTGTGATCAACAAGTGCTTCTGCACACGCAGAAATCCAATAAGCATATCTGCAGCTGCTATCTATTTGGCCTGTCAGCTGGAAGATAAGCGCAAGACACAAGCTGAAATCTGCAAGGTTACGGGTCTTACAGAAGTCACGTTGCGGAAAGTTTACAAAGAGCTAttggaaaactgggacgatCTTCTCCCATCAAATTACAATCCGGTTGTTCCTCCAGAGAAAGCGTTTCCAACAGCCACTATTTCTTCTGGGCGCTTATCATCATCTAGAGGTGATCTAGTTGAAGGAACTCCCCTTGAAAAGCACACCGAGAGCAGGCATACAAAACCCACTGAAACGTTAGGCACATCCCTTCAGACCAAAGGCAAAGAGAGTGCTGCTTCTGAAAGCAAAGAGAGTTTCCACAGAGCCTACAACCAAGCAATGCTTGGAACACCATTCTGGAAGCCCCAGGTTCCTGTTGGAATTTCTTCTACTCAGAGACCCGATTCGACTCAAAATATGGAAATTGATTTACAATGCAATATTGGGGAAGATAAAAGATTAGATACAGATGCAACGGCTGCTTCTAGCTCCCTGAGACACGCTCAGTTTCCTTCTCCCCCTGCTTTAGCTGCTGGTGTTGTGCCGTGGCCTTTTCAGCCTCCAACAACTGCAGCAATGCAGTTTATGCAACTTCACAAGGGAGGATCAGATTTGGTAGATAAAGGGTTTATGCCACcaaatataaatgataagttCAATTAG
- the LOC125215604 gene encoding probable protein phosphatase 2C 80 isoform X2, with the protein MPMGLLSNLNTAFCFGLPRAARVKQYQPLHFIETLFFQNCSSSSLSFCTQSMSTYSIVAPAEVVVDTLVSNYGSLSGAAKPGGVHFGTRSPEIRGRAKLSLTNVAIGRKNGGVQGWLMADFEQKSIRTFSSSCHSGEIPIVAVSDKDTLKLLSGACYLPHPDKVATGGEDAHFICVDKQVIGVADGVGGWADVGVNAGIYARELMSNAVAAISKVPDDIDPLSVLEKAHAATNAMGSSTACIIALKNQDLHAINLGDSGFIVVRDGALIFESPVQQHGFNFTYQLERGNQGDLPSSGQVFKIPVVPGDVVVAGSDGLFDNLYAKEVASIVADAVKQQLSPSDTAQKIADVARARALHTKHQTPFSSAAQEAGYTYYGGKLDDLTVVVSYVS; encoded by the exons ATGCCAATGGGATTGCTCTCGAATCTCAATACTGCCTTTTGTTTTGGCCTCCCGAGAGCTGCAAGAGTAAAGCAATATCAACCCCTGCATTTCATAGAAACCCTCTTTTTTCAGAATTGTTCCAGCAGTAGTTTATCTTTTTGTACACAAAGCATGTCCACTTATTCCATAGTAGCTCCTGCGGAAGTTGTGGTTGATACCTTAGTGTCAAATTATGGTAGTTTATCGGGTGCTGCTAAGCCCGGTGGCGTGCATTTCGGTACTAGGAGTCCTGAGATACGTGGGAGAGCTAAATTGAGCTTGACAAATGTGGCAATTGGAAGAAAAAATGGTGGTGTTCAAGGATGGTTAATGGCTGATTTTGAGCAGAAAAGCATCCGTACTTTCTCATCTTCATGTCACTCCGGAGAGATTCCAATTGTTGCAGTGTCGGACAAGGA CACTCTCAAGCTTCTTTCTGGAGCGTGCTACCTTCCCCATCCAGATAAAGTAGCTACAGGAGGAGAGGATGCTCATTTTATCTGTGTCGACAAGCAAGTAATTGGTGTTGCCGATGGTGTTGGTGGTTGGGCAGATGTTGGTGTTAATGCAGGAATATATGCACGTGAGCTTATGTCAAATGCGGTTGCAGCAATTAGTAAAGTTCCAGATGACATTGATCCCCTTTCTGTGTTGGAAAAAGCTCATGCTGCAACTAATGCCATGGGTTCATCAACAGCCTGCATTATCGCCCTCAAAAACCAG GATCTCCATGCCATTAATCTTGGAGATAGTGGCTTTATAGTTGTTAGGGATGGCGCCCTTATATTCGAATCACCTGTGCAACAACATGGTTTCAACTTCACATATCAACTTGAACGAGGAAACCAGGGAGACCTACCAAGTTCTGGTCAG GTTTTCAAGATACCGGTTGTGCCTGGAGACGTAGTTGTTGCAGGAAGCGATGGCCTGTTCGACAACTTGTATGCTAAAGAGGTAGCATCCATTGTGGCTGATGCAGTTAAACAACAACTCAGCCCCAGCGATACAGCACAGAAGATTGCAGATGTTGCACGCGCACGCGCACTGCACACGAAACATCAGACTCCATTTTCTTCTGCAGCTCAAGAAGCTGGGTATACGTATTATGGCGGTAAACTTGACGATCTGACTGTTGTCGTCTCTTATGTCTCGTGA
- the LOC125215602 gene encoding vicilin-like seed storage protein At2g18540, producing MRPILILTFCVWCVIAITCNANEYEEEKEGFVVRRENRRVLVSTENGEIVGARVGSSYLVHFFTMDPNSLFLPVILHSDMVFYVHTGSGKLFWTEESELKRADLRSGDVYRLKAGAVFFIESNLETDTQRRKLRIHSIFSNSNIDIHEPPSEPYSSIRDMVLGFDKKVLQAAFKVCDEAIEELLSGMKPPAIIHGVSKSEKRAREMEQKFLGSILGSDIFGLSKKMGKSSTKLFNLFKEDKDFQNRNGWSTTVTGKRLSALKGTNIGLFMVNLTAGSMMGPHWNPVATEVAVVVEGRGMVRVVCPSVLNGTGCSEMRFEVEEGDIFSVPRFYPMAQMAFNNETFVFMGFSSSAKKNHPQFLAGQASVLRTLSKDVLATSFNVGNMTMDQLLDSQQESVILGCVSCAEEELRILEEEREKEREREEEERKREEEEAREREEEEAREKEEERRRKEEEEREREEEEAKRQEEERKRREEEEEEAARREEEERRRREEEEEAKKQEEERKRREKEEEEAAARREEEERKRREEEEEAKRQEEERKRREEEEEEAARREEEERERREEEEEARRQEEERKRREEEEEEAAARREEEERKRREEEEEAKRQEEERQREEEEEMARREEEERQRREEEEEERRRQRAAAKREQEERRREEEAEIARREEEERQRRQEEEEEERGRERKQRRREEEEEHEHEKQWSEEEEAAEEEERRREEDERREEERRREKEE from the exons ATGAGACCCATTTTGATACTAACATtttgtgtgtggtgtgtgatTGCCATCACTTGTAATGCTAATGAATATGAAGAGGAAAAAGAAGGGTTTGTGGTTAGAAGGGAAAATAGGAGGGTTTTGGTGTCCACCGAGAATGGGGAGATTGTAGGCGCTCGTGTGGGCTCTTCCTATCTTGTTCATTTCTTCACTATGGATCCCAATTCACTCTTCCTTCCTGTTATTCTTCACTCCGACATGGTTTTCTATGTCCACACAG ggagtgGGAAGTTATTCTGGACGGAGGAAAGTGAGCTTAAAAGGGCGGATTTAAGGAGCGGAGATGTTTACAGACTTAAAGCCGGTGCTGTTTTCTTCATTGAGAGCAATTTGGAGACAGATACTCAGCGCCGAAAGCTTAGGATTCATTCCATCTTCTCCAATTCAAACATAGATATTCAT GAGCCGCCAAGTGAGCCTTACTCGAGCATCCGCGATATGGTTCTTGGCTTCGACAAGAAAGTGTTGCAAGCAGCTTTCAAG GTATGCGATGAAGCAATAGAAGAGTTATTGAGCGGAATGAAGCCACCGGCGATAATCCATGGAGTTTCCAAAAGTGAGAAAAGAGCACGGGAGATGGAGCAAAAATTCCTAGGAAGCATTCTCGGTAGTGACATATTCGGGTTGAGCAAGAAAATGGGAAAGTCGAGTACAAAATTGTTCAATCTCTTCAAAGAGGATAAAGATTTCCAGAATCGCAACGGCTGGAGCACGACAGTGACAGGGAAGAGGCTCTCTGCATTGAAGGGGACCAACATTGGCCTATTCATGGTGAACTTGACAGCG GGATCCATGATGGGGCCGCACTGGAATCCTGTGGCGACTGAGGTTGCTGTGGTCGTGGAAGGGCGGGGAATGGTTCGTGTAGTGTGTCCGAGTGTTTTGAATGGGACGGGATGCAGTGAGATGAGGTTCGAGGTTGAAGAAGGTGACATCTTTTCCGTGCCAAGGTTTTACCCAATGGCTCAGATGGCTTTCAACAACGAGACGTTCGTATTCATGGGGTTTAGTAGCTCTGCGAAGAAGAATCATCCTCAGTTTTTGGCAGGGCAGGCATCGGTGCTACGGACCTTGAGTAAGGATGTGTTGGCAACGTCGTTTAACGTGGGGAATATGACAATGGATCAGCTGTTGGATTCACAACAGGAGTCGGTCATCTTGGGGTGTGTTTCTTGTGCTGAGGAGGAGTTGAGGATATTGGAGGAGGAGagggagaaagaaagagagagggaggaagaggagaggaagagggaagaagaggaagctagagagagggaggaagaggaggcgAGGGAGAAGGAGGAAGAGAGGCGGAgaaaggaagaggaagagagggagagggaagAGGAGGAGGCTAAAAGGCaggaagaagagaggaaaagacgggaagaggaagaggaagaggcgGCGAGGAGGGAGGAAGAAGAACGGAGGAGgagggaggaagaagaggaggctAAGAAGCaggaagaagagaggaaaagACGGGAaaaggaggaggaagaggccGCGGCAAGGAGGGAGGAGGAAGAACGTAAAAGgcgggaagaagaagaggaggctAAGAGGCAGGAAGAGGAGAGGAAGAGAcgggaagaggaggaagaggaagcaGCGAggagggaggaggaggaacGAGAAAGgcgggaagaagaagaggaggctAGGAGGCaggaagaagagaggaagagacgggaagaggaggaggaagaggcaGCGGCAAGGAGGGAGGAAGAAGAACGTAAAAGgcgtgaagaagaagaggaggctAAGAGGCAGGAAGAGGAGAGGCAAagggaggaagaggaggaaatGGCTAggagagaggaagaagagaggcAAAGGCgggaagaagaggaggaagaaagGAGGAGACAACGAGCAGCAGCTAAGAGAGAGCAAGAAGAGAGGCGAAGGGAGGAGGAGGCAGAGATAGCAAGgagggaggaagaagagagacAGAGacgccaagaagaagaagaagaagaaaggggAAGGGAAAGGAAGCAAAGGCGAagggaggaagaggaggaacacgaacacgaaaaGCAATGGAgcgaagaagaagaggcagcggaggaggaggagaggagaagggaagaagatgaacgaagagaagaagagagaagaagggAGAAAGAGGAATGA